A portion of the Melanotaenia boesemani isolate fMelBoe1 chromosome 2, fMelBoe1.pri, whole genome shotgun sequence genome contains these proteins:
- the si:ch211-188c18.1 gene encoding uncharacterized protein si:ch211-188c18.1: MSSLHLTIITLLGLYFTGLNDAEKKGVVWKQVGEDITIQCRGSNDYEFLSLFQGLNKTVRLLFTEKSKKVLFGEEIKERSQTNGDFPNVDILIKNLTLNDIGPYYCEYKKIGEKGNQKIINGQGSVLLVVTGEPHQGNKQECGPSDQSLVIVSVVIAGTVLLVIVAALFIWITLKFQTRSKSATRKSKHNVTNDVYEDMRGTLRR, translated from the exons ATGTCTTCTCTCCATCTGACGATAATAACTCTACTTGGTCTCTATTTCACAGGGCTGAATGATGCAG AAAAGAAAGGAGTGGTATGGAAACAAGTCGGAGAAGACATCACTATCCAGTGCAGAGGTTCTAATGATTATGAGTTCCTGAGTTTGTTCCAAGGTCTCAATAAGACAGTCAGACTTCTTTTCACAGAAAAGTCCAAAAAAGTTTTATTCGGAGaggaaattaaagaaagaagTCAGACAAATGGAGACTTCCCCAATGTGGATATTCTCATCAAAAACTTAACTTTAAATGATATTGGACCATATTATTGCGAGTACAAAAAAATAGGAGAAAAAGGAAACCAAAAAATCATAAATGGTCAAGGATCTGTGCTCCTGGTGGTGACAGGTGAACCTCATCAAG GAAACAAACAGGAATGCGGCCCATCAGATCAGAGTCTGGTAATTGTGTCTGTTGTGATCGCTGGGACTGTGCTGCTGGTTATCGTCGCGGCATTATTCATATGGATCACCCTCAAG TTTCAGACCAGGTCTAAGTCAGCCACAAGGAAATCAAAACATAATGTTACCAATGATGTTTACGAGGACATGAGAGGAACATTGAGGCGGTGA